A genomic region of Leptospira terpstrae serovar Hualin str. LT 11-33 = ATCC 700639 contains the following coding sequences:
- a CDS encoding chemotaxis protein CheA, with amino-acid sequence MERDDVLEYLLEARETLENIEKDLLHFEKSTLDGSLVDRDLLDTLFRHFHTIKGSSGFFGLTAIVKIAHSAENLLDYLRKNPEDQDEDTLELLITALDYLNELVEHEESSPSGGDFFSEEQIQFLNKLNQKNEFIRVHRLNTPEEPTTTQVSVEFGLFGDDPKTAEPKEEFGLFTNTPKAADTTEFGLFNNASIPKTNEEFGLFHKLDVISEKEKIQKPEENLKNEKKTIIKKDIRIDTDKLDSLLDIVGEIVITEPMVTDHQDISKLKLENFHKTALQLKKLIRNLQEITLSLRMVPIAGIFSRMERLVRDTAKKTGKQVKLIISGEDTEIDKSIIEEMYDPLVHIIRNAIDHGLETPEERKEAGKQPQGTIQLTANQSGKEVWIEVRDDGKGLSRERILNKAVSLGLIVHSDAESLEDKDVWEFLFHPGFSTAKEVTDLSGRGVGLDVVRKNVTTLKGFVDVFSVFGQGTTFLIRVPLTLAIIEGLVVRKEETYFILPSIDVKESMYLSNEPINELYKNNHSIQYRTNQISIVDINLLFGKDSDLNNQRTLKEKYLIVTESHEKQMGIVFDEILGNQSIVIKPISPIFKNINGLAGCTILGNGHAGLILDVRKLIGQHLSSVTI; translated from the coding sequence ATGGAAAGAGATGATGTATTAGAATACCTACTAGAAGCACGAGAAACACTTGAAAACATCGAAAAGGATTTACTTCATTTCGAAAAATCAACGTTAGATGGTAGCTTAGTAGACAGAGATCTCCTTGATACCCTGTTCAGACATTTCCATACCATCAAAGGCAGTTCGGGGTTTTTTGGTCTTACTGCTATAGTAAAAATTGCACATTCTGCGGAAAATCTTCTAGACTATTTACGAAAAAATCCAGAGGACCAAGATGAAGATACTTTAGAGTTATTAATTACTGCACTGGATTACCTAAATGAATTAGTAGAACATGAGGAATCCTCTCCATCGGGAGGTGACTTTTTTTCCGAGGAACAAATCCAATTTTTAAACAAATTGAACCAAAAGAATGAGTTTATTCGAGTTCATAGGTTAAATACTCCCGAAGAACCAACTACCACTCAGGTAAGTGTCGAATTTGGTTTGTTTGGTGATGATCCAAAAACTGCAGAACCTAAAGAAGAATTTGGATTGTTTACGAATACACCGAAAGCAGCAGATACAACAGAATTTGGACTTTTTAATAATGCCTCCATTCCCAAGACAAACGAAGAATTCGGATTATTTCATAAACTGGATGTAATTTCAGAAAAGGAAAAAATCCAAAAACCAGAAGAGAATTTAAAAAACGAAAAGAAAACAATCATAAAAAAAGACATTCGCATTGATACAGATAAGTTAGATTCCCTACTCGACATCGTTGGGGAAATTGTCATCACCGAACCGATGGTGACAGACCATCAAGATATCAGTAAACTCAAGTTAGAAAATTTCCATAAAACTGCCTTACAATTAAAAAAACTAATTAGAAACCTTCAAGAGATAACATTGAGTCTTCGTATGGTTCCGATTGCGGGAATCTTTTCTCGTATGGAACGCCTCGTGAGAGACACAGCTAAAAAAACAGGGAAACAAGTAAAACTCATCATCTCTGGTGAAGATACAGAAATCGACAAATCAATCATTGAAGAAATGTATGATCCTCTTGTCCACATCATCCGCAATGCCATCGATCATGGTTTAGAAACTCCAGAAGAAAGAAAAGAAGCAGGAAAACAACCCCAAGGAACTATCCAACTTACTGCAAACCAATCGGGTAAAGAGGTATGGATTGAAGTGCGGGATGACGGGAAAGGGTTGAGTAGAGAAAGAATTTTAAATAAAGCAGTTTCCTTAGGACTAATTGTTCATTCTGATGCTGAGTCTCTTGAGGACAAAGATGTATGGGAATTTCTTTTCCATCCAGGATTTTCTACAGCAAAGGAAGTTACAGACCTCTCAGGAAGAGGAGTTGGATTAGATGTTGTGAGAAAAAATGTCACTACTTTAAAAGGATTTGTGGATGTATTTTCTGTTTTTGGCCAAGGAACAACATTTTTAATTCGTGTTCCTTTAACTCTCGCCATCATCGAAGGTCTTGTGGTTCGAAAAGAAGAAACTTATTTTATTCTGCCGTCTATCGATGTAAAAGAATCTATGTATTTATCCAATGAACCTATCAATGAATTGTATAAAAATAATCATAGTATCCAATATAGAACCAATCAAATATCAATTGTTGATATCAATTTATTATTTGGAAAAGATTCTGATTTAAATAATCAAAGAACATTAAAAGAAAAATACCTTATTGTTACCGAATCACATGAAAAACAAATGGGGATTGTATTCGATGAAATTTTAGGGAATCAATCGATTGTGATCAAACCTATATCACCTATTTTTAAAAACATCAATGGACTTGCTGGTTGCACCATATTAGGAAATGGTCATGCGGGTTTAATTCTTGACGTACGTAAATTGATCGGCCAACACCTTTCCTCGGTTACAATATGA
- a CDS encoding HAMP domain-containing methyl-accepting chemotaxis protein produces the protein MKWIHDLKIRVKLLLAFMVTILLMIVVAGASFYSARQILASLHTVFEDRVVPISQIKEVSDAYLIGIVDSANKVRAKKITIEEALESIRESETKADAVWKVYLGTYLVPEEKAIIDQMEKEFPPLKAGVKQLRIILETRNEVELEKFVTVDMYPIFEPLTHHLDDLIRVQLKVAKEEYHKSEAQFKSSLVIVSGVVILAFVMVFLIAIFFSDSIAAPMKKIVEVAQTVSIGDLDVDLDTKHKKSANAKNLEGNEIQQLSQAFMELVSFIKERAEHLERIANSDLSADVTLKSERDQLGLSLRRMLINLSDVVEKLYFSSQEVDLGAQQLADASTSLSEAASEQASAVEEISATLTEISNSFLANAENAERMTEFSESTAKQAIEGNSKMKDLVSAMGEISNSFDQISKINKVINDIAFQTNILALNAAVEAARAGQHGKGFAVVAEEVRNLAQKSASAADETTLLIESSMKKVKSGNEATEKTAEVLGKISESADNVSSLTKDLALSIHEQKSAVLQITQGIDQVTTVTSTTAASAEEVAASSETLKRQVEIMRSIIMGFKLKEDGSKSTALTRVERPRIVL, from the coding sequence ATGAAATGGATTCATGATTTAAAGATTCGGGTCAAATTACTTTTAGCGTTTATGGTAACCATTCTCTTGATGATAGTGGTTGCTGGTGCCAGTTTCTATTCGGCACGTCAAATTTTAGCTTCACTTCACACTGTGTTTGAAGACCGTGTGGTACCGATTAGCCAAATCAAAGAAGTATCTGACGCTTATCTTATTGGAATTGTCGATTCAGCCAATAAAGTCCGTGCAAAAAAAATTACGATAGAAGAAGCTCTCGAATCCATTCGTGAATCAGAAACGAAAGCTGATGCTGTTTGGAAAGTGTATTTAGGAACCTATCTTGTCCCCGAAGAAAAAGCGATCATTGATCAGATGGAAAAAGAATTTCCTCCACTGAAAGCTGGAGTCAAACAACTTCGCATCATTTTAGAAACTAGAAACGAAGTAGAACTAGAAAAGTTTGTCACAGTCGACATGTATCCTATCTTCGAACCACTTACCCACCACTTGGACGATTTGATCCGAGTGCAATTGAAGGTTGCCAAAGAAGAATACCACAAATCAGAAGCACAATTTAAAAGTTCCTTAGTGATTGTTTCTGGGGTTGTCATTCTTGCTTTTGTTATGGTATTTCTCATCGCCATTTTCTTCTCTGATTCCATTGCAGCTCCAATGAAAAAAATTGTGGAAGTAGCACAAACTGTCTCTATTGGTGATTTGGATGTAGACTTAGATACTAAACATAAAAAATCTGCAAATGCTAAAAATTTAGAAGGAAATGAAATCCAACAACTTTCACAAGCGTTTATGGAGCTTGTCTCTTTTATCAAAGAACGGGCAGAACATTTAGAACGTATTGCAAATTCTGATCTTAGCGCTGATGTCACCCTCAAATCAGAACGTGACCAACTGGGTTTAAGTTTACGACGAATGCTCATCAACTTATCCGATGTTGTGGAAAAGTTATATTTCTCATCACAAGAAGTAGACCTAGGTGCTCAACAACTAGCCGATGCCAGCACTTCCTTATCGGAAGCTGCCAGTGAACAAGCAAGCGCAGTTGAAGAAATTTCGGCTACCCTCACTGAAATCAGCAATAGTTTCTTAGCGAATGCAGAAAATGCAGAAAGGATGACTGAATTTTCAGAATCAACCGCCAAACAAGCTATAGAGGGAAATTCTAAAATGAAAGATTTGGTTTCTGCTATGGGAGAAATCAGCAATTCCTTTGATCAAATTTCCAAAATCAACAAAGTCATAAATGACATTGCTTTCCAGACTAATATCTTAGCACTGAATGCAGCAGTTGAAGCGGCAAGGGCTGGTCAACATGGAAAAGGATTTGCTGTTGTAGCGGAAGAAGTAAGAAACCTTGCACAAAAAAGTGCGAGTGCAGCCGATGAAACAACTCTCTTGATTGAATCTTCTATGAAAAAAGTAAAATCAGGAAATGAAGCCACAGAAAAAACGGCTGAGGTGCTCGGAAAAATCTCAGAAAGTGCCGACAACGTTAGCAGCCTAACCAAAGATCTAGCTCTTTCTATCCACGAACAAAAATCAGCTGTACTCCAAATTACTCAAGGAATAGACCAGGTAACGACTGTTACTTCTACAACGGCAGCTTCCGCAGAAGAAGTTGCCGCATCAAGTGAAACTTTAAAGCGCCAAGTAGAAATTATGCGCTCGATCATCATGGGTTTCAAACTGAAAGAAGACGGTTCTAAATCAACCGCCCTCACTCGAGTAGAAAGACCAAGAATCGTATTGTAG
- a CDS encoding hybrid sensor histidine kinase/response regulator, giving the protein MIPHCLILESKNTKLIAELLKEIDYTFERVSLLEEIHKTLEDGKFHFLILHVNDIEHLDARKSLSEWTKNFPYTLIIIITDTSKWETTASLLKQHSVYDYIQTPLDSSHLQFTLNRSLQYLLTKLKSQFINEAENHLYKRMVEIFDWKKSLLHKENENIAADIIHQMNINLFQGSGIGTLMSVVSILISKSKLDQEGKNYSVAKPVMDLLSENYEAAKSMFDSMSISQSVIDDETIIDYKESPTKLLDLIKQELETLNEALNIKSQKVNLSQIPASAAGKKIRFHETKLSYVIREIFLNAIKYSKEKDVIYLIFFHKENFLELKVINPAYQNNDGTSGIPEKFESFVFEPFFRISSVVDDSYAKFEQFRFGLGLPLVKKIMDQHQSNVQIYNIENNFRNENTKDVCLTIRFPLLEEEK; this is encoded by the coding sequence ATGATTCCGCATTGTTTAATTCTGGAAAGTAAAAACACAAAACTAATAGCAGAATTACTTAAAGAAATAGATTATACCTTTGAAAGGGTTAGCCTTTTAGAGGAAATACACAAAACATTAGAAGATGGTAAATTTCATTTTCTAATTTTACATGTAAACGATATAGAACATTTGGACGCTCGAAAAAGCCTTTCCGAATGGACCAAAAATTTTCCATATACTCTTATTATCATCATTACCGACACATCGAAATGGGAAACCACTGCTTCTTTATTAAAACAACATTCCGTTTACGACTATATACAAACACCGCTAGACTCAAGTCATCTTCAATTCACTTTAAATCGTTCCCTCCAATATTTACTTACAAAGCTTAAGTCCCAATTCATAAACGAAGCAGAAAATCATTTATATAAAAGAATGGTAGAAATCTTCGATTGGAAAAAATCTCTTTTACATAAAGAAAACGAAAATATTGCCGCAGACATCATCCACCAAATGAATATTAATTTATTCCAAGGAAGTGGGATAGGCACACTTATGAGTGTTGTTAGTATTTTAATTTCAAAAAGTAAATTGGATCAAGAGGGAAAAAATTATTCCGTTGCAAAACCAGTAATGGACCTTTTATCGGAAAACTATGAGGCTGCAAAAAGTATGTTCGATAGTATGTCCATATCACAATCAGTGATAGACGACGAAACTATTATTGACTATAAAGAATCACCTACAAAACTTCTTGACCTCATAAAACAAGAATTGGAAACTCTGAACGAAGCGCTCAATATCAAATCTCAAAAAGTAAACCTAAGCCAAATCCCTGCATCTGCTGCGGGTAAAAAAATTCGCTTTCATGAAACAAAACTTTCCTACGTAATTCGCGAAATATTTTTAAACGCAATTAAATATTCAAAAGAGAAAGATGTAATTTATTTAATCTTCTTCCATAAGGAAAATTTTTTAGAATTAAAAGTAATTAACCCTGCTTACCAAAACAACGATGGAACTAGCGGTATCCCTGAAAAATTTGAATCCTTTGTATTTGAACCTTTTTTCAGAATTTCATCTGTAGTCGATGATAGTTATGCAAAATTTGAACAATTTAGGTTTGGACTTGGGTTACCACTTGTTAAAAAGATTATGGACCAACATCAATCAAACGTTCAAATCTATAATATTGAAAATAACTTTAGAAATGAAAATACAAAAGACGTATGTTTAACAATTCGATTCCCATTACTAGAAGAGGAAAAATAA
- a CDS encoding response regulator translates to MAAILVVDDSSAVLKIVRLALSSQGHTVITCNTGEEALEKLKSDVSIHLGIFDFNMPGLSGINLIRETKKIIKNPKFKLLVLSVEDKPEIISNALFNGADAWMIKPFNNEQLIKQVTELFGSDASL, encoded by the coding sequence ATGGCTGCGATTCTTGTAGTAGATGATTCGTCTGCTGTTTTAAAGATAGTAAGGTTAGCTTTAAGTAGCCAGGGACACACTGTAATCACTTGTAACACAGGAGAGGAAGCATTGGAAAAACTAAAATCTGATGTTTCAATTCACTTAGGTATCTTCGATTTTAATATGCCTGGGCTTAGCGGAATCAACCTAATCCGAGAAACCAAAAAGATAATAAAAAATCCAAAGTTCAAATTACTTGTCCTTTCTGTAGAAGATAAACCAGAAATCATCTCAAACGCTTTATTTAATGGTGCGGATGCCTGGATGATTAAACCATTTAACAACGAACAGCTAATCAAACAAGTAACGGAGCTTTTCGGCAGCGATGCTTCCCTTTGA
- a CDS encoding chemotaxis protein CheW has protein sequence MSQHLKSWDVDADEDTMKDLYLCFSLEDRDYAFEVRHLTEILALPAITTIPGTAAFLKGVINIRGKIIPVMDVRLRFDMPFKSYHERTCVLLVELDGLPLGLIVDTVNDVLRIPSENIDLAPKIGESKSSRFIYATGRVGDTVKILINLQRLLTEEETHLIKDIPGN, from the coding sequence ATGAGCCAACATTTAAAATCATGGGATGTGGATGCAGACGAAGATACCATGAAAGATTTGTATCTTTGTTTTAGTCTCGAAGATAGAGACTATGCATTTGAAGTCCGTCACCTAACAGAAATTTTAGCACTTCCTGCAATCACAACGATACCAGGCACGGCTGCTTTTTTAAAAGGAGTGATCAATATCCGAGGAAAAATCATTCCAGTAATGGATGTTCGTCTGAGATTCGATATGCCATTTAAATCTTATCACGAAAGAACTTGTGTTTTACTGGTTGAATTAGACGGATTACCTCTCGGTTTGATTGTTGATACAGTAAACGATGTATTAAGGATTCCTTCAGAAAACATTGATTTAGCTCCTAAAATCGGCGAATCAAAATCTTCAAGATTTATCTATGCGACAGGGAGAGTGGGAGATACGGTAAAAATCCTTATCAACTTACAAAGATTACTCACAGAAGAAGAAACACATTTAATTAAGGACATTCCCGGAAATTAA
- a CDS encoding protein-glutamate methylesterase/protein-glutamine glutaminase: protein MKKHTVIVVDDQKSVRSMIKRWIESDPNWEVIGEAANPYEARDLIVEKQPEVMTLDVHMPGMDGIVFLKKLLPQYPMPVIMFSSSTTEGAHITFEALEAGAFDYVSKPTGTPESLIEAKEDLLSKLYESLNYNLTKLNLTTKKETNSPNKKISKTTFKRKFILIGSSTGGTTALRKLLDEVDETFPPILIAQHMPENFTSLFAQRLNSDLKIQVKEAKDKEILQTGHVYIAPGNYHLGIQKIGSDYYTRIFQTDKKNGHRPSVDVLFESATEQDIGGNSIGIILTGMGSDGASGLLKLKNQGSLTIGQNKETCVVYGMPKVAYEIGALTYQVPLNEMVDKIKEIAAL, encoded by the coding sequence ATGAAAAAACACACTGTAATTGTTGTCGATGACCAAAAATCTGTGAGAAGTATGATCAAACGTTGGATTGAATCCGATCCAAATTGGGAGGTGATTGGGGAAGCAGCCAATCCGTATGAAGCACGTGACTTGATTGTGGAAAAACAACCAGAGGTAATGACCTTAGATGTTCATATGCCTGGTATGGATGGAATTGTTTTTTTAAAAAAACTCCTTCCACAGTATCCAATGCCAGTCATTATGTTTAGTTCCTCAACTACAGAAGGTGCACATATTACATTTGAGGCCTTAGAAGCTGGCGCATTTGACTATGTATCCAAACCCACCGGAACTCCAGAAAGTTTAATCGAAGCAAAAGAGGATTTACTTTCAAAACTATACGAAAGTCTAAATTACAATCTTACAAAATTAAACTTAACAACAAAAAAGGAGACAAATTCACCTAACAAAAAAATTTCGAAAACTACATTCAAACGAAAATTTATATTAATTGGCTCTTCAACCGGTGGAACAACTGCGTTACGAAAACTACTGGATGAAGTAGATGAAACCTTTCCCCCTATTCTTATTGCACAACATATGCCAGAAAACTTTACCTCCTTGTTTGCTCAAAGGCTAAACTCCGATTTAAAAATCCAGGTAAAAGAAGCTAAGGATAAAGAAATACTACAAACTGGACATGTCTACATTGCACCAGGGAATTACCATCTAGGAATTCAAAAAATCGGTTCCGACTATTATACCCGTATCTTCCAAACCGATAAAAAAAATGGGCACAGGCCTTCTGTTGATGTTTTATTTGAATCCGCAACAGAACAGGATATAGGCGGAAATAGTATAGGAATTATCCTTACAGGGATGGGTAGTGATGGTGCATCTGGACTTTTGAAACTTAAGAACCAAGGTAGCCTTACCATTGGCCAAAATAAAGAAACCTGCGTTGTGTATGGAATGCCAAAAGTAGCTTACGAAATAGGAGCATTAACTTACCAAGTTCCCTTAAACGAAATGGTAGATAAAATCAAGGAAATTGCAGCATTATGA
- a CDS encoding ATP-binding protein: MLPFEINVIFAITVISVVFNTTMALIIYFLSKHSKSEVKLGYTAIFLTVLVFRNFALYLFGEGNQKIFFLFSESCAILGSYLLVAAVSPIITKKISLAYLYTLCISIYVLFVSLLLTDIPFFWMALPSSLFNATALFLFGVVVFKLNSYPQAFRIYFLAICLIIALQRLTFPYLFGIEWYRPLGYIINTLFMFLFGVGCILFNFNIQTKKLNLSLEELELLQKTIKDVNVRLLIMYNQLPAIIYNIEFLPEPRTSYISPKMEDITGYGINFFYENPDFFKDIVIPEDQHKIPELYAGHSPIILRMIHANGSLIWTEHYVNVSFDILGIEKRIDVVALDITKSKKTEISLLQEKNLNTTVFDNAANLILLTDANGLIESINSAAQTILGMRKTEVIGKYIQDVILLPEDREYLKDVLDDVNEIQNIAESLILRCVTNSNQILFLEWRLGIIRDNRNEPLKIIWIGIDQTSKRAAEIELKELNKSLEEKVKARTKELQSSNFELNSALYALREAQQKLIQNEKMVSLGQLVSGLAHEINNPIGMIKSSVETLVSEWEEERIHDASIRINELIQSILDTDSGGLRILTGLSNRQARKSLRESFQQHSVPFEEELAELFVDSGIRNLSHPMITKIKSVIRNKEDFQTLRRLLLVKQSSEHILYSVRRLSKITYTLKNFAGLQSNLELTDYLLTDTIHTAISLYKEYFLRDINLVLNLEYSGNVRCIQGDLVQLWSQIIWNSIQAVASKGTIQIRSFKRSDTVFVEIEDSGVGIPQDNHAKIFMPFFSTKTTGDGLGLGLYLVKEIANRHNANVDFESTPGRTIFKVGFPLTT, from the coding sequence ATGCTTCCCTTTGAAATAAATGTAATATTTGCGATTACTGTCATCTCAGTGGTATTCAACACTACGATGGCATTAATCATCTATTTTCTATCCAAACATTCGAAATCTGAAGTTAAACTGGGTTATACAGCCATATTTCTGACGGTTCTAGTATTCAGAAACTTTGCTCTTTATCTGTTTGGAGAAGGTAACCAAAAAATATTTTTTTTGTTTTCTGAGAGTTGTGCTATACTTGGCTCCTACCTCTTGGTGGCTGCTGTATCTCCCATTATTACAAAAAAAATCAGCTTAGCTTATCTATATACACTTTGTATCTCAATTTACGTTCTATTTGTTTCGCTTCTCCTAACAGACATTCCTTTTTTTTGGATGGCTTTACCATCTTCCCTTTTTAATGCGACCGCCCTTTTTTTGTTTGGTGTAGTGGTATTTAAATTAAATTCATATCCACAGGCATTTCGAATATATTTTTTGGCAATTTGTTTAATCATAGCACTTCAGCGACTTACCTTCCCTTATCTTTTTGGAATAGAATGGTATAGGCCTCTTGGTTATATCATAAATACATTATTTATGTTTTTATTTGGTGTTGGCTGTATTCTGTTTAACTTCAATATACAAACTAAAAAATTAAACCTATCACTCGAAGAATTGGAGTTATTACAAAAAACAATTAAAGATGTAAATGTTCGTCTTCTCATTATGTACAACCAACTTCCTGCAATTATTTATAATATTGAGTTTTTACCAGAGCCAAGAACTTCTTACATAAGTCCGAAAATGGAAGACATTACAGGATATGGAATAAATTTTTTCTATGAAAATCCAGATTTTTTTAAAGATATCGTAATCCCAGAAGACCAACATAAAATTCCTGAATTGTATGCAGGTCATTCACCAATCATTCTTCGAATGATCCATGCGAATGGATCACTCATTTGGACAGAACATTATGTAAATGTGTCCTTTGATATACTGGGTATTGAAAAACGAATCGATGTAGTTGCACTTGATATTACAAAATCAAAAAAAACTGAAATCTCTTTATTGCAGGAGAAAAACTTAAATACTACTGTTTTTGACAATGCTGCCAACTTAATTTTACTAACAGATGCAAATGGACTGATTGAAAGTATCAATTCTGCGGCTCAAACAATTTTAGGAATGAGAAAAACCGAAGTGATCGGGAAATACATCCAGGATGTCATTCTCCTTCCTGAAGACAGAGAATACCTAAAAGATGTTTTGGATGACGTAAACGAAATTCAAAACATTGCTGAAAGTTTAATCTTACGATGTGTTACAAATTCAAATCAAATTCTTTTTTTAGAATGGAGGCTTGGCATCATACGTGATAACCGAAACGAACCATTAAAAATCATTTGGATTGGGATTGACCAAACTTCAAAACGAGCTGCTGAAATTGAACTCAAAGAATTAAACAAATCGTTGGAGGAGAAAGTTAAAGCTAGAACTAAAGAATTACAATCAAGTAACTTTGAATTAAATTCAGCACTCTATGCATTAAGAGAAGCCCAACAAAAGTTAATTCAAAATGAGAAAATGGTCTCTCTGGGACAACTCGTATCAGGCCTTGCTCATGAAATCAACAATCCCATTGGGATGATCAAGTCCTCTGTAGAAACATTAGTTTCTGAATGGGAAGAAGAAAGAATCCATGATGCAAGCATAAGAATTAACGAACTAATACAATCTATTCTTGATACTGATTCTGGTGGGCTTCGAATCTTGACAGGGTTGTCCAACAGACAAGCAAGGAAATCTTTAAGAGAAAGTTTCCAACAACACTCGGTTCCATTTGAAGAAGAACTTGCGGAACTTTTTGTCGATTCTGGAATACGAAATCTTTCTCACCCGATGATTACAAAAATCAAATCAGTTATTCGTAATAAGGAAGACTTCCAAACTCTAAGAAGACTTTTACTAGTAAAACAATCCTCCGAACATATATTGTATTCAGTGAGAAGGCTTTCAAAGATTACCTATACACTTAAAAACTTTGCAGGCTTACAATCCAACTTAGAACTCACTGATTATTTGTTAACCGATACTATCCATACTGCAATTTCCCTTTATAAGGAATATTTTTTAAGAGATATAAATTTGGTTCTTAATTTGGAGTATAGTGGAAACGTTCGATGTATCCAAGGTGACTTAGTCCAACTCTGGAGCCAAATCATCTGGAATTCCATCCAAGCAGTTGCTTCCAAAGGAACGATACAAATCCGAAGTTTCAAAAGATCAGATACTGTTTTTGTGGAGATCGAAGATTCTGGTGTGGGAATTCCACAAGACAACCACGCAAAAATATTTATGCCATTTTTCTCAACTAAAACTACAGGTGATGGTTTAGGACTTGGACTCTATCTTGTGAAAGAAATTGCAAACAGGCACAATGCAAATGTTGATTTTGAATCTACACCAGGAAGGACAATTTTTAAAGTCGGTTTTCCGCTCACTACTTAA
- a CDS encoding response regulator produces the protein MARILTVDDAPAVLKILNLVLTTEGHEVTSATNGMEALQRLETSSFDIGIFDVNMPGMTGIELTEKTLKSENGKSMKIVMLTTESSDEMKNKGKAAGAVGWLVKPFANESLIKLISQLVSM, from the coding sequence ATGGCAAGAATACTAACAGTAGACGATGCACCTGCAGTTTTAAAGATTTTAAATTTGGTGCTAACAACAGAAGGTCACGAAGTGACTTCAGCTACCAACGGAATGGAAGCACTCCAAAGGTTGGAAACATCAAGTTTCGACATTGGAATCTTCGACGTGAATATGCCGGGAATGACAGGGATTGAGTTAACGGAAAAAACTCTAAAATCAGAGAATGGCAAGTCAATGAAAATAGTCATGTTGACTACTGAATCTAGTGATGAAATGAAAAACAAAGGTAAGGCAGCTGGTGCTGTAGGATGGCTCGTAAAACCATTTGCAAATGAATCACTAATCAAATTGATTTCCCAACTAGTATCAATGTAA
- the purM gene encoding phosphoribosylformylglycinamidine cyclo-ligase, giving the protein MSDSNKVTYKEAGVDTEKGQEFVKRIKSNVASTHNKNVLGGLGGFAACYDVSFLKSYNEPILLSGTDGVGTKLQIARLLDIHDTVGIDLVAMCVNDILVNGGKPLFFQDYIACGKLFLPRMEAIVSGIVKGCKLADCALVGGETAEHPGVMPDDEYDLAGFVVGVVEKQKMIDGRTIKAGDSIIGLGSSGPHSNGFSLIRRLLLKDGKLPSTSDDFDFLKNHVFQPTKIYVKTILSIIEKFSIKGMVHITGGGFYENIPRVLPSGIGAEVNNLPESYVFSKLEKDHSLDRHDMYGTFNMGVGYILVVDPSQVDSVMSELKTLGEDAHLIGNTDSTGKITIK; this is encoded by the coding sequence ATGTCTGATTCAAACAAAGTCACTTACAAAGAAGCAGGTGTTGATACCGAAAAAGGTCAAGAGTTTGTAAAAAGAATCAAATCCAATGTAGCGTCAACTCATAACAAAAATGTTTTAGGTGGGCTCGGTGGTTTTGCCGCCTGTTATGATGTTAGTTTTTTGAAATCATATAACGAACCTATTCTATTGTCTGGAACTGATGGTGTTGGGACCAAACTACAAATTGCTCGTTTGTTAGATATTCACGACACAGTTGGAATAGATCTAGTTGCAATGTGTGTGAATGATATTCTTGTGAATGGTGGAAAACCATTGTTCTTTCAAGATTATATAGCTTGTGGTAAACTATTTTTACCACGTATGGAAGCGATTGTTTCCGGAATTGTAAAAGGTTGTAAATTAGCCGATTGTGCGTTAGTTGGCGGTGAAACTGCTGAACACCCAGGTGTTATGCCTGATGACGAATATGACTTAGCAGGATTTGTCGTTGGTGTTGTGGAAAAACAAAAAATGATCGATGGCCGGACAATCAAAGCGGGTGATTCCATTATCGGTCTTGGTTCCTCTGGCCCACATAGCAATGGTTTTTCGCTCATTCGAAGACTATTATTAAAAGATGGAAAATTGCCATCTACTTCAGATGATTTTGATTTTTTGAAAAATCATGTGTTCCAACCGACTAAAATTTATGTAAAAACGATCTTGTCTATAATTGAAAAGTTTTCTATCAAAGGGATGGTTCATATCACTGGCGGTGGGTTTTATGAAAATATCCCTAGAGTTTTGCCTTCAGGTATAGGTGCTGAAGTCAATAATCTACCTGAAAGTTATGTTTTTTCAAAATTAGAAAAAGATCATTCTTTGGATCGCCATGATATGTATGGTACCTTTAATATGGGGGTTGGTTACATTCTCGTGGTTGACCCATCTCAAGTTGATTCTGTAATGTCTGAGCTAAAAACTCTTGGTGAAGACGCTCATTTAATTGGAAATACTGATTCTACTGGGAAAATTACAATTAAGTAG